One Halococcus salsus genomic window, TGGTTCCCTGACAGCCGTTTTATTTGCTCTCCACCCAGTTACCACTGAGGTCGTCCCCGTTACTGCACGGCGGCAAGACATCCTTCTAACCATTTTCGCCCTGGCTTCGATCACACTGTTTGTCAAGTGGTATCGTGTGGTTGAAGAGTCCGGTGAGATACGCTGGAAGCGGAAAGCTCACTGGCTCCTCGGCGGGGCACTTCTCATGTATCTCTGTGCGCTCGGATCGAAAGAAACCGCCCTTATGGTGGTAGGACTGGTTACCGTGTGGGTCACCCTTCAAGTAGGCGTTGAGAGACCCCGTCTGACTATCCAAGAACTCGCAAAAACAACGGGACTGTTCGTTGTAGTTTCTGTGCCATACGTTGCACTCCGCACCTCCGTATTAGGTGGCCTTGGAGGATACGATGGCGAAGCCCAGGCAGTTACATTTCAGCTTCTCATGCGCCACCTGATAGACGTTTTCTTCTTTGTCATCAAGTATAGTCTCTGGCTCACCTATCCGCTCTATTTCATTGAAGAGCAAACGACGACCCTTTTGGAGAACCCGTTCTTGGTGGTCTTTCTCGTAGTATTCTTCGTTATAATCGGTCGAACTGGTATACAGGAATATCATAGACGAAGTTCTTCTCAACGCAAACATCTCCGAGGAATGCGAACCCTTTCGCCGATCATGAGCATCATTGGATTCTCGACAATCCCAATCCTACTTATTCAAAAGTCGTTCAGCCCAGCGCTATCCGCCGGTGCTTCAGGAACCATCGTGAGCTACGCGATCGGGATATTATTCGTGGGGGGCTGTCTTGGCGTGATTGTTACAACAATTCTTGTACGAAAGGGATCAGTTAGCAGAACGAAACGGATGCAGCTGATATTTTTTGGCTGCTGGGTTATCATCCCTGTTGCCGGACTGGCTACTCAAGGGTTCGTTACGAGCAAGCCGATGGAGTATGGATTTGGCATTCGAAACGGCTATTTCGCTATTGTCCCTGCAATGGCCCTTCTTTCGATACTCTTGGTGCCAGCTCTGCGACGAATATGGGACACTGCTAAACAGGTAAACGTGGACAAGAATCGTCTCACTCGTTCTGAAGTGCTCAATAGCGATACAGTACGTATCGCCAGTATTCTTCTATTGTTATTTCCATTGATTGCCGCTTCGCCCGCCCTCCATGCTCAGAATGGGTGGCAAGCAGCCGGTGAACTCAATCGTCAGTCTCTTTCCGGACTACAGACCAGTCTCGAAAACACACCTAATGAACCGTTCACATACGTTGCGGATTTCCCGAATGAGTTCAACAACCAACAGCGTGCCTACTCTCGCGTACACTCGATAACACCCCTTCAACCCTATTCGATCGAGGCGTGGCTCAAGTTGCATGACGAGACATCGTCCACCCAGATCCGGCTCGTACGAAAGAAGACCGTTTCGAGCGTTCCGGAGAACCTTTCGTTTCGAACGGGAGACCGAAATGGATGGACAGCGGTCTGGGTCACTCAAACCTCCAATGAAACTCCCAGTATGGTGGATGATCAGGTGGTCCCCTCACAACCCCCTCTCCGCTCTCCATTGGAGGATAGGGAATAACCGTGCGACATTCATGTCTTCTGTGGGTGGGTGTTGGACTCGCGTTCATTCTCGGCATTTTTGCTCACATCGACTCACTTAGTGAATGGTTCACCTCGTATGATTCGCTCGCACTTATCGAGACAAGTCGTATCACCTCATTTGAGGATATCTACACGATATTCACGACGCCATTGCTGTCTAGTACAACGTATGTTGAGTCAGGTCTCTTTTACCGACCTGTAGTTAACATTACGTATGCGGTGGAGTATTGGGTTTGGGGGGTCGACCCATTTGGGTATCATCTTACAAATCTCCTCTTACACGGTCTCGCTAGCGGACTCGTCGTTCTCACAATATACTCACTAACGGGCTCGTACTTGACTGGAACTCTAACAGGAGTTCTCTTTGCTATCCATCCGCTCTCAATTGATACGGTTCCGGCGATCTCGCGGCGTCAGGATATTCTGCTGGCCGTGTTTGGTTTGTTCACACTGTGGCTTCTTGTCGAAGGGTATCGTCGAGAAGACAACCGACTACGGACTCTCGCAGTTGTTGCATATGGGTTGGCACTGTTTTCGAAGGAGACTGCCATTGTTGTGGGACCGCTCGCATTTCTCTGGGTCCTTTTTCAGGAGCAGTCGCTCCGTGAAGTGAAAGCGTATTTTCAGGCTTTTTATACAGTTTCTCCCCTGGCGGCTGTAGCTATACTATATCTAATCATTCGACTTGCGGTGCTCGAGGGTGTCGGTGGATATACTCATGACCCCCCATTGGCCCAGATACTCCTCTTTCCGATGGAATACATGCTTTCGCTCATCTATCAAGCAGATCTCTTTAGTGTGGTTCGAGTCTTCTCACCGCTCGTTCTTCTCATCATCATTTTCGTAACAGTGACGCTGTACGTACTGCTTTTCAACCGTGACCGTTCTGTTTTCAATGTCACGTACTCTTCTGTCCCACTTATTGGTGGTCTAGTTGCCGTCCCTGGCGTGGTGACACTCTTCGTCCTGGTATCTAATTTGCTGTCGTCATCAAATGTGCTCAACTCTCAGATGGTTAGTTGGTATGCTATGGGAACGACTTTCGCGGTTGCTACTGTCAGTGCCCTGCTTGTGGCCCTCTTGTCGAAGTCGTCACGCAACGGCAATCAGCGGCGGCTGAACGTGTTTTTCACTATCTGGATGGTAATCCCTCTACCGTTATTTTTCATAGCAAAGCAGTTTGCGTTTCGGGACGCGTATTTTTTCGTTATTCCATTCATTGCACTGGCGGTCACGTGTTTTGTAGAAGCTCTTCCCCATCTTGAGAATCTGCAGACGATCCCATTCAACAACACAGCTGATAGGGTTCTCATACTCGCTGTACTAGTATTGTTGATCCCTACTGTAGCTGCGTCTCCTCTCCTCCACAACGATTCAGGATGGGGCAGCAGTAGTGACGTTACGAATGAGTCACTCTTCGATATCAATAATTCTGTAGCCCAAGCCAATGAAAGCACACCGGTAACTGTTATCGGTATGCCAACAAGAGTTCAGCACAATCCACGTCGGCTAGGGCAGGCACGAAAGGTGACTATGCTTCAACCACATTCTGTTCGTGCATGGTCTCGGCTACATGGGATGGGAAATAAAATAAAAGTTGGTGGTTTCCGCTCATTCGACACTGCGCCACAGAACGTTTCATCGACGACCTATAAGAGAAAGCAAGTAGTCGTTCGTCTACGCTATAGCTAAAGATAGCAAATGCGCTCTTGTGAAGGACATTGTTGGTGGAGTAGCTGTGGCTGAGAAAGCGTAGCGGGCAAGGGTGACGCTTCCGCGTCACCCGGTAGGATGTTTCCATTCGCCGCACTGAGTTCGGAGGAGAGCGCCGCGGACCTGCTGGAGCAGGTCCGCTGGCGCGATGGCCTCCAGTGCCCGCGCTGCCGGTCCTCGTCGGTGATCAAGTACGGCAGCTACAGAGCGTTTCAGCGGTATCTCTGTAAGGATTGTGACCGAACCTTCAACGACAAAACCCGCACGATCTTCGCCCACGCGAAGATCGCGCTCAACGAGTGGCTGTTCGCGATCTATACGTTCGTCCGGTTCAACACCAGTATCCGCCAACTTACCGCCGAACTCGACCTCTCGTACAAGACGCTTCACCGGCGTGTCGAGCGCTTCGCCAAAGCGCTCGACGCGCCCTCCATCGAGCTGTGCGGTCCCGTCGAGATCGACGAACTGTACGTCTCTGCCGGGCTGAAGGGTCGCGAGCGCGACGGCCCGTCGCGCTCGCGTGGCCTCTCCACGCGCGGGCGTGGAACCTACGAGGGTGACAAACCGCCTGTGTTCACCCTCGTCGATCGCGAGAGCGGGAAGCGATACGTGATCCCGGCGAAATCGGCGGACGAATCGACCGTTCGGCTCCTTCTCGCGGGACGCGAGAAGGAGCCACTCACTGTTTATACGGACGGATTTCGAGCGTACGACCCACTGGATGACGACGAGCGGTTTCACCGCGAGTCGGTCATCCATGCGAACAACGAGTACGTCGACGGAGATGCTCACGTGAATACCTGCGAGAGCCACGGGTCGCTGGTGCGACCGTGGCTCTCACCTCATCGAGGTGTTTCGAAGGACAAGCTCACGCACTATCTGAGAGCGTTTCAGCTACGAAGGCAAATCTACCGCAAATCGGGCCGAGAAGCGTTGAGACACGTCCTTCGGAAAGTGCTCTGACTCACCAACAATGTCCTTCACAAGAGCGCAATGCTAATGTATCCACGCTGTTCAGTGAGCTCTTCAACGACGCTCTCGGTCAGATAGAGATCTCTGTCCTTGGACCGAACGTATTCAATGAACGTCTGATACTGCGAACTATCCGTGCCACCAATTGTCCGGAGAAAACTCGTATCAAGGATAAGGGCCGTTGGAAATGGCGATGGATGGCCCTCACTCATCGGTGCGCTCGTAAGGGGCCTGCTCAAGCGCTTGTTGAGGAGTCTCCACCTCAAAGGAACTATCATTGAGTATTGGATCAAACTCCTTCACCACAGCGATGATCCGTTCGATCGCCTGTGTGACCGCAATTGCCTCAACAGCAGGCACACTTAGGCTATCCGCGACCCCTCGTCGCGTCATCTCACCTTTCAGGTAGTCGACTGTTGCAGTAATAGCAGGTGCGAGTGCGGCCTTTCCGTGGCGATCAATGAACAGTTCGAGATCCTCGTTGACACTCGTTGCTCCATAGACAGCAATAGTGACCGGACTGAGCTTGAGAGTGGCTTCGTCGGTCCAGTCCCCGCTTATAGCGTCAGCACGCCAGAGAGCGGATCCATCCTTATGTGAGTCGAGTTCCTTTGCAACACCCAGCTCAGCCAGGGTATTGGCGTACTTGTAGGCGGTGCTCTTGGAGAATCCCTGGCGATTACGCGCAGCGGTGACTGTGGTTGGGGAATTGATCAAGAGGTCGGTGTAAAAGCGCGCGAGCTCGGGCGTTCTGAGTAGCTCTTGGATGGCGAAAAATCGGTGGACTGTATCCCCAACATCTGGCGGATGGGTTGGGATCGGCGTATTTGACATAGTTCCGAGTACGCGAACTATAGACTAAACGGTTCCGGTGAATCCGAGTTGGGATAGGGTGAGAAATTCTGAGTTATCTCGTCATCACATTTGAGTCTCACCCTACATTGGAAGAGCCAGCTAGGATGAGTCTCCCTGAGAAAGGGGGTAGCGACTGAATATCATCCGTAGTTCCTCAATCACACTTCTACTATGATAAAAACCTCGCAGGCTTACTGGAATCCATATACAATACCCTTACTACTTAGGCAAAAGGTCGATATACTCTCAAAGCCAATATTGTGCATGGTCTTACCTCAAACCACCGTAGACACGTCCAAATCAACTCTCTTCGATGCAATTCTCGAAAATGAGTCGAACGATCTTCTTAGCACTGGGTTTGATGAGGCTCTTACAGAGGCGCTCATCACCGTACTCGGAGAAATAGATGATCCACCGAACGTCCACCTTCTCACAACCGAATCCGTATTGAAATGGGTTCGGGACGACTTCGTCTTAGCAAGCGAGGCTGCAGACCTCATTAAAAGTGAGACGCTCTCGATGCGGACTGACGAAAGCGTATCCGAGAATCGATTGGTCATCACCGAAGAATCCGTTGTCTCACTCGTTACCGCCGGTGAACACACCGCTGGACTCCCCACCGACGACGAGGAGTTCGTCGGAGCAGTAAATGAGAAATGGAACGAACGCTGGAATCAGGCCGAGGAATTCTCGCTCCGAACACCGCCACGCTCACGGGTGGAAGCCTCTCTCAACGATGAATTTGGCTCGGAGGTCGAGGAAGACTTCCGAGCGATGCTGGACACAGTTGAGAGTACTCGCAGCAATGAGGGACTCGATGCAGTGGATGTCAGTCTCCTCGTGGCCGCCAAACACGAACTCCTGCTCTACGATGTTTCGAAGTGGGGAGAGGATATTGGCCTCGCAAGTAAAGCAACCTTCTCACGAGCGAAAACGAACCTCGAAGAGAGCGTACTCATCGAAACCGAAAAAGTCCCGATCGACGTCGGCCGACCGCGTCTACGGTTGCTTCTCGGCGAAGACGAACTGCGGGATGCCGATATTGACGAACTCCCCAGTGTCGCTCAACGGCTCGCTTCGATGGTTCCAGCATAATCCTCGCTGTCATCGTCATTCTCGGTAGAGCATTTCATCTTTCTACCTGATAATGGGGATATAGGTCGTATTCCCTAACAAGTGCATCTTCTGAATTGGTGGCAGACGCTGATTGAGTTCGCAAAGAACTCATATCTCCGTGCTATATTCTGGGAAATGGCATACGAGAATCTCGACACAGAACTCATCAATGAACTCTTGAATGATGGTCGCGCAAGCCTTCGGAGCCTTGCCGAGGAACTCGACGTCTCGGTCACGACGATCTCAAACCACATCGCCGAACTCGAAGATGCAGGTGTGATCGAAGGCTACTCGCCAGAAGTAAATTATGACGAGCTGGGATACGATGTGACGGCTACTATCCAACTCAACATTGAAGGGAGTAAACTCGCCGACGTTATTGAGAATCTCCGCGAGCACAACCAAATCACGTCGATCTACGAGGTTACTGGTGACTACGATGTCATTGCAATCGGGAAGTTCAGGGATACCGACGAGATGAACGGCCAGATCAAGGCCCTCCTGAACGATTCCGGGGTCAAAGAGTCCAACACCAACGTCGTGTTGAACACCGTCAGCGAACACGTGCAGTTCGAACTCGACGTCAACTAGATCACTTCTCATAATGATTGCCCCCTGAGTACGAGATTAGAGAGACACGCAACGGTCAGCTAGAATACCGTTGGATACGTGCTGAATCAAGAAGGTGATCCAAGATCTCTATCACCTTCTCTGGTGGTGGTTTCGGAGGTTTTAATGCTGGTATGGGTGGTGAATAATTTACAGGATGGCAGATCAGTCGCTCTGAGGTGGCGTCCTGTGGTGGCGAAGTCTCACACGCACTTTGCCATCCGCATTTGCTACGAACTCCTACTGGAATTGAGGGTTGTCCGCGCCAGCACCGGCAACTGCGTCGGCAAGGCCATCATCGAAGGCGGGTTCGAATTCAGCGTCGGGATCCTCAGCTTCTGTCGTGCCGTCTGCAGAGCACAAACGCCGGAAGCGTTCGTAGTAGGTGTTCTCGACACGTTTGGCTTCCTGCTGTGCCCTGAGAACCCGTCAATACTGGTTGGCAGTCGAAGCGGCGATATCTAGTTGGCGAGCGCACTCGGCCCCTGAATTACCCGCCTCGAAGCACTCGCTCAGCGCCTCGAGGTCGAAATCAGCTGTCGTGTCTCGCTCAC contains:
- a CDS encoding glycosyltransferase family 39 protein; translation: MEYWVWGVDPFGYHLTNLLLHGLASGLVVLTIYSLTGSYLTGTLTGVLFAIHPLSIDTVPAISRRQDILLAVFGLFTLWLLVEGYRREDNRLRTLAVVAYGLALFSKETAIVVGPLAFLWVLFQEQSLREVKAYFQAFYTVSPLAAVAILYLIIRLAVLEGVGGYTHDPPLAQILLFPMEYMLSLIYQADLFSVVRVFSPLVLLIIIFVTVTLYVLLFNRDRSVFNVTYSSVPLIGGLVAVPGVVTLFVLVSNLLSSSNVLNSQMVSWYAMGTTFAVATVSALLVALLSKSSRNGNQRRLNVFFTIWMVIPLPLFFIAKQFAFRDAYFFVIPFIALAVTCFVEALPHLENLQTIPFNNTADRVLILAVLVLLIPTVAASPLLHNDSGWGSSSDVTNESLFDINNSVAQANESTPVTVIGMPTRVQHNPRRLGQARKVTMLQPHSVRAWSRLHGMGNKIKVGGFRSFDTAPQNVSSTTYKRKQVVVRLRYS
- a CDS encoding IS1595 family transposase, producing the protein MFPFAALSSEESAADLLEQVRWRDGLQCPRCRSSSVIKYGSYRAFQRYLCKDCDRTFNDKTRTIFAHAKIALNEWLFAIYTFVRFNTSIRQLTAELDLSYKTLHRRVERFAKALDAPSIELCGPVEIDELYVSAGLKGRERDGPSRSRGLSTRGRGTYEGDKPPVFTLVDRESGKRYVIPAKSADESTVRLLLAGREKEPLTVYTDGFRAYDPLDDDERFHRESVIHANNEYVDGDAHVNTCESHGSLVRPWLSPHRGVSKDKLTHYLRAFQLRRQIYRKSGREALRHVLRKVL
- a CDS encoding DUF7437 domain-containing protein produces the protein MSNTPIPTHPPDVGDTVHRFFAIQELLRTPELARFYTDLLINSPTTVTAARNRQGFSKSTAYKYANTLAELGVAKELDSHKDGSALWRADAISGDWTDEATLKLSPVTIAVYGATSVNEDLELFIDRHGKAALAPAITATVDYLKGEMTRRGVADSLSVPAVEAIAVTQAIERIIAVVKEFDPILNDSSFEVETPQQALEQAPYERTDE
- the tbsP gene encoding transcriptional regulator TbsP, which gives rise to MVLPQTTVDTSKSTLFDAILENESNDLLSTGFDEALTEALITVLGEIDDPPNVHLLTTESVLKWVRDDFVLASEAADLIKSETLSMRTDESVSENRLVITEESVVSLVTAGEHTAGLPTDDEEFVGAVNEKWNERWNQAEEFSLRTPPRSRVEASLNDEFGSEVEEDFRAMLDTVESTRSNEGLDAVDVSLLVAAKHELLLYDVSKWGEDIGLASKATFSRAKTNLEESVLIETEKVPIDVGRPRLRLLLGEDELRDADIDELPSVAQRLASMVPA
- the lrp gene encoding HTH-type transcriptional regulator Lrp, which gives rise to MAYENLDTELINELLNDGRASLRSLAEELDVSVTTISNHIAELEDAGVIEGYSPEVNYDELGYDVTATIQLNIEGSKLADVIENLREHNQITSIYEVTGDYDVIAIGKFRDTDEMNGQIKALLNDSGVKESNTNVVLNTVSEHVQFELDVN